Within Mongoliitalea daihaiensis, the genomic segment GACGAGAATTAGAACTTTAGTAGCGGAACCTCCCTTTTGCCTTTTTCCTTTAACCTTTCCTCTCTTTTTTTACCTAAACTTTCGTGTAATTCGTGGACAGCTCAACTTACGGATACCCTAGAGGATTGCAAATCCTCTAGTATCTGCTGACCGAGATTGTAAATCACGGACAGCTTGTGTTTTTAAATCGATTATCCTAGTATCGGCTAGTAAGGCGTGGGTGGCCCGACGACGATTACCCTGCGAGCCTCTGGTGCTAAAAGTAGATTTCTGTCCCCGGGTTGCGACGCAGGGAATATCCTCAAAAAAACAATTCATCTAGCGTCTTACCCGGGGTTAATAGTGATGCAAGCCCTTTAGGCTTGTTAGGCTAATCGTGGACAGCAAAGAAGCGAGACTTGCCTGCTGCAAGCAGGAGACGAGATGCGAGCTTGTCTGCCATAAGGTAGGAGATTAGATTAGAAACAAGAGTCAAAGCCTGCCCCGATAATCGGGGAAACAAGAAGCAGGACTTGATTTCTCTTAGAAATACGCTTTAGAGTACTACGGAAATAAGGTTGGAATAGACATTAGATGTTAGACGCTAGACGTTAGACCTGATTTGTCTTTGAAATACGTTTGGAGTTCAATTTAAATAAGGTAGAAATAAATGGAAATAAGGTTGAAATAGACATTAGATGTTAGACGCTAGACGTTAGACCTGATTTGTCTTTGAAATACGTTTGGAGTTCAATTTAAATAAGGTAAAATAAAGTTGAAATAAAGGGAAATAATTTTTAGACGAGAATTAGAGGTTTAGTAATGGAACCTCCCTTTCCCCTTTTGACTTTGAACTTTTGCCTTCGTGTAGTCCCTGTAATTCGTGGACAATACAACTTGCGGATACCTTAGAGGATTACAAATCCTCATTATCTGCTGACCGAGATTGCAAATCACGGACAGCTACTCCTAAACCATTATAATTCATCTAATAAAACACCAATCTTTTTATGGATTTCGGGAATTTTGTTTTTAACCACGTCCCAAACAATGATATAGTTGACCCCTATGGAGTCATGAATAAGCCTATCCCTCATGCTTTCCATATTTTTCCAAGGGATTTGATCTCTTTTTAACTTTATATCGTCTGGAATTTTTTTTGATGCTTCTCCAATTATTTCTAAACTCCTAACTACCGCTCTTTTTAAAGTTTCATCATTCAAAAAAATCTCTATCGACAAGTCTTCACTTATTTTTAACAGGTATAAACACTCATCGTTAATATGTTTTAAAACTCTTTTGGATCTTTAAACATATTGAACTTCATTCAAAATATTTGGTCCGATGTGGGGACTCAATCCATTTTTGGTAATAACCTCTACTTTCTTAGGTTTAAAAAGGCTTTCAAAAAGTTCATATACAGCCATGAGGTTATCAAAATTTTCTTTATCTGATTCAAAATCAACAAATAAATCGATGTCACTATTACCTGATTGTTCATTTCTGACATAAGAACCAAATAAACCAACTTGTCGAATCTCTAAATTCGAAAGCTTATTTTTATTTGTCTTTAAAATGGCTAGTATGTCATCTTTGGTAAGCATACATCAAAGATACAAAAATGTAACAGACAAAGAATCAAAGCCTGCCCCGATAATCGGGGAAACAAGACTTGATTTTTTGTGGAAATACGTTGGGAGTACTATGGAAATAGGCTTAAAATAAATTTTAGAAAGAGAATTATTATACATTTTTCAAAAGGGATGTTTACATTTCTACGCGTGTTGAAACTGCTCAATATCAACAAGAACTATTCTTTTTCTAACCGTTTAATCACTAAATTCCATGTTTATGTATACAATTAAATGTTTTTTAAATAGAGTTTTTTTCCCAAAAAAGCTTGATTTTAATCAAATTGTTTCTATTTTAGTGCGTTACATTTCTTAGTTTCAAAATTTTATTTTATATTTTTTCGTATAGAAAAATATTATTTTGGATTCATTGAAAGAATTTAAACGCAATTAATTTTATTAACCTATGTTACACACTAACTAATTAAACATGAAGTACCCAAATTACTTTAAAAAACTAAGGCTAACCCATTTACTTGTAGGTGCGTCTATTATTCTGGCTTCTTGCGAAATGGAAAGAACGGACATTAGCCCGGTTCTTGAAGAGACTACCCAAGAGACAACCTTATTGGATGAATGGCAGTTAGTCGAAATGACAGACTATTCTAACCTTCGGGAAGGAGATTTTACAGGAAAATTTTTGATTCTTAGTAAAACACCTAATCTGCCCAATAATCTAGCAAGAGATATAGCGGCAGCTGGTGGAGAGATTGTAGAAAGTTATCCACAAGTAGGCGTTGCTGTGGCTATTGCACACAGAGCAGATTTTCTAATAAATGCACGTGCTATCAATAGCATTGAATCTGTAACCGCTGACTACATTATGCAGTATACGCATGAACCAACGAACTTGGAAATGGTAGAAATGTCGGTTGGTGGCACTACGAGTAGCGAAACTGCTGCCCGTACAGCATTTAATTACAGAACTGCTTTTTTTGATGGATTTCAGTGGGCTCCGAAAGCAATCAATGCCACCGAAGCTTGGGATGCTGGTTTAACAGGACAAGGTATTCGGGTAGCTGTGATTGATGGTGGCTTTCTCTCTACCCACATTGACCTTGCTCCCAATTTTGATATTGCAGCTTCTAGATCGACGGTTCCAGGGTTTAATTTCAACCAAGATGTTGGTACTTTCTGGCATGGAACGCACGTGGCAGGGATTGTTTCCGCAGCTGGAATTGGTGTCGTAGGTATCGCTCCTCGGTCAACCCTTATCGGCGTAAAATCTTTGCATAATGGTAGCGGTGCTTTCTCTTGGATATTGAATGGTTTATTGTATGCGGCAACACCAAGAGAAGTAGGTGGAGCCGGCGCAGACATCATCAATATGAGTTTAGGTGCTACATTTGATTATAGAAGCCCTTGGGGTGATAAAGAATTCAGAGACGCATTTAGAGAACTACAAAAAATTTACGATAGAGCAATGCGCTACGCTTGGCAAAATGGAGTCACAGTATTGGTTTCAGCAGGCAATGGAGGCAATAACTTTGATGAAGCAAGAGAATTGTTCCAATTACCAGCGCAAAGTCAACATGCCCTGTCAATTAGTTCTACTGGACCAACTGGTTGGGGATTAGGAGCTGTTAACTTTTCTCAACCGGCCTATTATACCGATCATGGTAAATCATTAGTAGACTTTGCTGCGCCAGGAGGAACTCTTGGACTAGCCCTTGTAGAAGGAAATTTCAATCCTTGTAGAATCCAAGGAACCTTTACTGGTTCCACTAATACTTGTGCTTTATTTGATCAAGTATTCAGTACAATTAGAGGAAGTTCAAATTCTAGTTTTGGTTGGGCACAAGGGACTTCCATGGCTTCTCCAGCCGCGGCAGGAGTTGTAGCCTTGATGATGGAAGCTGAAGGAAGAAGACTTTCTCCAGCTCAAGTAAGAGCTCGATTAAGACAAACATCCACTGACTTAGGCGAACCAGGAAATGATAAATTTTATGGTCATGGCTTTGTCGATGCTGCTAGAGCAGCGGGCGTACGTTAATTTTTAAGCTTAAAAGAAATGTAACAACCCCCAAGTCAAGGCTTGGGGGTTATTTTTTTTTACATCCCCAAGTTTCGGTAGTTACTTATCTGTCTACATCTGTTTTGAATCTGGGCCTACCCATCAATTGGCCTTTGGGACCCATCAAGCCTTATTTCCAAACAATTTCTTTAAATTTACCCTAGTTTTTCAGCTTATTTGAGAATAATTTTTTCAACATCACTCCATCTAATTCAACCTTTTTTCAACCTTAGCTTGTCATTTCCAACACCTCTTCTTCTCTGTTTGATGGAATACTTTCTCATTTTTATTTTTATATTTAAATCCACCATAACCTATTTACGCACATGCAAACGCTTCGATTAAACTCACGGGGAGACTCTGTAGTCTTCTTGCAGGAATTATTAAACAAGGTTGGTTACAATTTGCCAGGCACCTCTTTTTTTGGCACACTAACGGATACTGCTGTCAAAGATTTTCAACGTAAAAGCGGGCTTGTTGCCGATGGCATTGTCGGTGTTAAAACATGGACTCGATTGATTCAGCAATCGGATTTTGCAAAGCCTGAATTTTCTGATAAATTTTTATCTGAGCAAGATTTAATAGATTTTGCAGCTGAATATGGATTGGAATTGGCATTAGTCAAGGCAGTCAACGAGGTTGAAAGTAGAGGAAAAGGCTTTTTGATTGACGGAAGAACTAAAATTTTGTTTGAAGGTCATGAATTTTGGAGGCAGCTGAAGGCCATAGGTCTACAGCCAGAAAGTTTATCCAATGAATCCAACAAAGACATTCTGTACCCTAGATGGGTTCGGACATTTTATTCCAACGGTCCCGGAGAATACCGTCGTTTGGAACGAGCACAGCAGTTAATTCCTTCCAATCCAGCTGTGTCTACTGCGGCGCTTTCCTCTGCTTCTTGGGGTAGTTTTCAAATCATGGGCTATCATGCCAAACCATTAGGCTATCCCAGTGTAGAAGCCTTTGTGGATCGTATGCAGACGCACGAACGAGAACATTTAGCTGCATTTGGGAAATTCATCGTTGTCAACCGCCTACTCAACCATCTCAAAAATAAAGACTGGGAGAAATTCGCTAGAGGTTATAATGGCCCCGGATATAAGCAAAACAAGTATGACGAAAAACTAGCTCGCGCGTATAAGAAGTATAGTGAGCAGTGAACAGTGAGCAGTGGAGAGTGAACAGTGAGCAGTGGAGAGTGAGCAGTGAACAGTGAGCAGTGAACAGTGAGTAGTGAGCAGTGAGCAGTGAACAGTGAGTAGTGAACAGTGAGCAGTGGAGAGTGAATAATGAGCAGTGAACAGTGAGCAGTGGGGAGGGAACAAATGAGGACTTTCGGACAGCTGCTTACTAAATCTACTCTCTAAAATCAAGCCTCAGTGGCGTAGATAAGCTCGTTTTATGGCTCTCTTGATGTCCCTAGTCTCGGATTTGATTCTTGGTTCTTATTTCTCATTGCTCCTCCAAATCCCATCAATTGGCGTGGGTTTTAACCCACGACCAACATTGATGGTCAAAATTCATCTATAAAAAAGACGGACTCTCTAATCGCTTCTTTCTTGATTTCCCGATGCTCGGAACAGCCTTTAATTCTAGGTACTTACTTTTTGACACCTAATTCAAGGTAGGCAAGCTCGCCTCAGGGTCTCTGAGCCAGTCGAAGGGCTCTCCTCTCCCATTATCCTCTATTGAAATTCATCATATTCAAGGTCTCATGAGCGATTTTGATATTGTATTCGTAGGCTAAACTTTTATAATTTACCAAGTCCACAATAGTACCAATGAAACAAAGTCCGGCAGTCAATAAGTATAAAATACCCAATCCTATCTGTCCTAAAATAAATCGGTGAAGGCCTGCAAAACCTACGAATCCAATTAAACAAAGGATCAAGATCATTTGGTTATCCTTGCGTCGGGCTCTGTAGACATTGGCGAAAAAGGAGGCTTGCTCATCGTCCATGTCTTTCATGATTCCCTGAATGTAACCCAATTCCATTCCTTCCAATTCTGGTAAGTGTCTCAATACATTAGCCATGATTTCTAGTTGTTTTGTTGTTTCTGATTAGTTGAATGATGCGTAAAACAATGACAACAAAAGCAAACATTGCCAGAGGATGCATAGACCAAGAAGCTTTGAAGTCTCCTTTGGTCAGCAAACTCATGGATCTTCCCAAGCCACAACCGGGACACCAATCAAACCCTAAGTTATCCAAAGGACAAAGAGTGAAATGATTAGGTCCGTACGGATCTATGAATAATATCCCTATCAGGGCCCCTATCCAAAAGATCAGTTCTACTGGCAATTTTGAGAAATGTCTGCTGAGTGCGTTCATTACGCTGTCTAAACACCAAAAAGATGCCATGATTCAAAAATGCTCAAATACGGCTTTAAATGGACTTGTAAGATTAAAAACCACTCAAAACCGAACAAAAAATGTCCGATTATGAACGCTTAATGACTGGTACTTGCAAGGAAGGGTATGCTCCCATTCGTACCAAACTCTGACTCATAAACTCTCTTCGGGTGTTGGCATAGGTAATTGGAGCGGATGAACCCCGTTGCATGGCAAAGCTCCAGTCCAGTAAAACACGGTAAGCGAAGGGGGGAATTTGATCTGAATAGGGTAACTGAAGGGCATCTGAGGCTTCTTTTCCTACAAAAAAGGCGATCATCCTTCGAAGTGAAGCGGTCATCGCGGGTTCTTGGAAACTTTTTTCATAATAAGCGATCAAGGAATTGATCAAGCGCAGGCCTGCCTCGGATTGACGCAGGTGACGCTTTCGGATTAGACGCTCTAATTCAAATGCTTCTTTGGCTGTTTCAGGCCAATGTTCCACTTCTAAACCCAAATATTCTCCGATCACTTTCCAGTAATACAGAATGGCCTCATACGTTTCAGTACCTGGAAATTTTCCTAGTTTATCCAGTCCTCTAATGACGAGTACGCTAAAAGCCAGATTAGTACCAATCAAATCTTCCTGATTGATGGGCATGCCCCATTCCTTTTGCCAATCTTTGGCATACGTTTGTACAAAATATCGACTAAAGGCATGAATTAAACGCACCTTTGCCAAAGTCAACAAGCTTTCATTTACTTGAAGAAAGGTTCCAGGTTTAAATGAATCTAAAAGAAATAAAGCCGTTTCTAATAAGCGCTGTCCAACTTCATCCATAATGCGCTTGGATCTTACCAAAACCTGCGCTCCATCTGCGAAGGCATAGCAATAGGGTAAGGAATATAAGCCCAGCAAGGATAAGTAATCATTCCCCTGTTTGTCGAAAAAATTTTGTGCACGGATTATTTTCTTCTGGTCTAAACTAGGAGAAACCTGTGTGTATATTTCGAAAAATTTCTGAAAAAGAGGGCTAAATTTTGCTAATTCAGAGGAAGAAGGAACTATTGCATTCCAAGAATTTATGGCTTCTGCCCAGCTGGGATTGGCCAGTAATTCCAGTACTACTTGATCTGCAATGGGATCTCCTTTTTTTCGAAGTCCGTCTAAATAAGAATTTGTATAATAGCTTAATTTTTCCACAAGAATTTAACTCCGAATTCTTACTTTAGTTTTTTAATAAAGCTGAATATACTGTATGCGCACACATTTCTTTCTAGGTTTAGTTCTTATTTTTTCTTTTGGAAGCCTTTGGGCACAAACAGCTACTGATTTAGTAGCAGTGAATGCGAAGCTCAAAGGTGGGACGCTTCAGTTGATGGAGGAGTCCGTAAAGCTTATAACGGACAGGGCTTTGTATGATAATCAACCTTACTTTATCAACGATAAGCAGTTGGCTTTCTCAGCAGCGGACGAAAAAGGGAATCATGACATCATCATTTATTCCTTTAGCAGTGGTAAATTTGTAAACCTCACCCAAACCAGAGATTTCAATGAATTTTCACCAAAAACCACGGATTGTGGTCTGTATGTGTCGTCTATTACCGTAGAACCCACAGGAAAGCAGCGTCTATGGTTGTATCCCAATAATTTTGGAGAGCCCGAGTTACTTTATGATGATATAGAGCCTGTAGGGTATTATGCTTGGTATGACAATAAAGCAGCTCTGTTTGTGCTGGGTTCACCCAATAAACTGGTGTATCCTTATTCCCGGGAAGAAGTTCATACTATCGCAAGCAATGTTGGACGGAGTATTCATCGAAAACCCAAAACCGCTATTATCAGCTATATCGATAAGAGTGATGTGCAGGATACTCCGCAAGGAAAGAGCTATGCCATCAAAGGCTTCGATATTGATAAACGCAGCTACCATGATTTCGGAAGAACAATTCCCGGCGCTGAAGATATGTTATGGATTGGTAAGGATTTGATTCTCATGGGCTCAGGCAATGAGCTATACATTCGAAAAGCAAGTCAGCAAACGTGGAAATTGAGTGGCCAGATAAACCTTCCCTCCCATTCTACGCTTACTCGATTGGCCTATTCTGAAAAACTGAAAAAGTTGGTAGTGGTGATGGATAGGAAGTGAACAGTGAGCAGTGGACAGTGAGCAGTGAACAGTTAGCAGTGAACAATGAACAGTGAGCAGTGGACAGTGAACAGTGAGCAGTGGATTGTGAAAATTTTTCAAACAAGCAATTCCTGTGGATTTTAATCCACGACCAGTATTATCGATCAAGCAGTGGTGAGGTGATGCAACTACCGAAATAGCTAGCTGTTGGTTTTTACCCGTGAACATGAATTGGAAAAATTCTATTCTTTAACTCAATTCCAATCAATAGGCGTGGGTTTTAACCCACGACAACTATCGAACAGCTCGGATAGAATAGTGAGCAGTGGACAGTGAACAGTTAGCAGTGGATTGTGAAAGTTTTTCAAACAAGCAATTCCTGTGGATTTTAATCCACGACCAGTATTATCGATCAAGCAGTGGTGAGGTGATGCAACTACCGAGATAGCTAGCTGTTGGTTTTTACCCGTGAACATGAATTGGAAAAATTCTATTCTTTAACTCAATTCCAATCAATAGGCGTGGGTTTTAACCCACGACAACTATCGAACAGCTCGGAGCGAACAGTGAGCAGTGGGCAGTGAACAGTGAGCAGTGGATTGTGAAAGTTTTTCAAACAAGCAATTCTTGTGGATTTTAATCCACGACCAGTATTATCGGTCAAGCAGTGGTGAGGTGATGCAACTACCGAGATAGCTAGCTGTTGGTTTTTACCCGTGAATATGAATTGAAAAAATTCTATTCTTTAACTCAATTCCAATCAATAGGCGTGGGTTTTTACCCACGACAACTATCGAACAGCTCGGAGTGAACAGTGAGGATGTTTCAAGTTCAACCCCTTTCAGGGGTTGGGAGCACCGAGGGGTATTTTTACAAGAAAACCCGGGTTTTGACCCGGGTTTATGAAAGGTTTTGGGAGGATGATGCGTTATCGGTTTCCTAGGGGTGAAACCCTAGGCTAGCATGTTGGTCGTGGCGATGCCACTGCTATATTTTAGATTTTAGAGGATAGATTTTAGATTGGGAATTGTTCAATGTCCACTGCTGCGCACTGTTCATTCTCCATTCCTCATTCCTACTTTGCAACTTGGTACTTATTGTAGTACTCCATGGCAATTGGCATTTGTTTTTTCAATTCATCCTTTCTTCTTTTTGGTCCAGGGTGTGTGGAAAGGAATTCAGGAGGTGCACCACCACCACCTAAAGCAGCCATTCTATCCCAAAAATCAGGCGCAACTTGAGGATCATAGCCCGCCATAGCCATAAAATTCAATCCTAACTGATCCGCTTCTAATTCATGCCTTCTGCTGAAAGACAGCATTCCTAATTGACCGCCTATACCAAAGGATTGGAGAAAAATCTGTTGGGTCAAGCTAGGATTTTGACCCATAGCTACTTGAGCGCCGCCAATGAAACCATTTAACAAGAGGCCATTAGACATCCGCTCTCTACCGTGATTGGCAATCGCATGAGCTACTTCATGCCCCATAACCACGGCTACACCTGCTTCATCCTGACAGACAGGCATGATCCCTGTATAAAAGGCAACTTTTCCGCCGGGCATACACCAGGCGTTGACAATATCTTCTTGAATTAAATTAAACTCCCAGTTAAAACCCTGCAATTGGCTTTCTAAGCCATTTTCTTTCATGTATACTTCCACTGCGGCAGCAATCTTTTTCCCAACTCTTACGACCATCTGACCTTCGGGCGTATTGGTAACGAGCCTCCCTTCTTTCAACACTTGCCCATATTGATCAAAAGCCATGGGAAGTAATTCGGAATTTTGAACAATTGCTAGTTGAGTTCGATTCGACATAGGAACTTTAGCACAGGAATAAGCTACTAAAGACAGTGCAAGCAAAAAGATGATTTTCTTAATCATAGTGATCTCTATTATTTTTCCAAAATTCGCCAAAAAACATGCCAGTTCAAAGTACTTCGAAAAAGAACTATTGGATTTTGCGTTTGATCCAATTGGTCATGGCAATTTTAAAGGCTTCTTT encodes:
- a CDS encoding M48 family metallopeptidase encodes the protein MIKKIIFLLALSLVAYSCAKVPMSNRTQLAIVQNSELLPMAFDQYGQVLKEGRLVTNTPEGQMVVRVGKKIAAAVEVYMKENGLESQLQGFNWEFNLIQEDIVNAWCMPGGKVAFYTGIMPVCQDEAGVAVVMGHEVAHAIANHGRERMSNGLLLNGFIGGAQVAMGQNPSLTQQIFLQSFGIGGQLGMLSFSRRHELEADQLGLNFMAMAGYDPQVAPDFWDRMAALGGGGAPPEFLSTHPGPKRRKDELKKQMPIAMEYYNKYQVAK
- a CDS encoding TM2 domain-containing protein encodes the protein MANVLRHLPELEGMELGYIQGIMKDMDDEQASFFANVYRARRKDNQMILILCLIGFVGFAGLHRFILGQIGLGILYLLTAGLCFIGTIVDLVNYKSLAYEYNIKIAHETLNMMNFNRG
- a CDS encoding DUF2752 domain-containing protein, whose translation is MASFWCLDSVMNALSRHFSKLPVELIFWIGALIGILFIDPYGPNHFTLCPLDNLGFDWCPGCGLGRSMSLLTKGDFKASWSMHPLAMFAFVVIVLRIIQLIRNNKTTRNHG
- a CDS encoding HepT-like ribonuclease domain-containing protein, with translation MNDECLYLLKISEDLSIEIFLNDETLKRAVVRSLEIIGEASKKIPDDIKLKRDQIPWKNMESMRDRLIHDSIGVNYIIVWDVVKNKIPEIHKKIGVLLDEL
- a CDS encoding nucleotidyltransferase family protein; its protein translation is MLTKDDILAILKTNKNKLSNLEIRQVGLFGSYVRNEQSGNSDIDLFVDFESDKENFDNLMAVYELFESLFKPKKVEVITKNGLSPHIGPNILNEVQYV
- a CDS encoding N-acetylmuramidase domain-containing protein; this translates as MQTLRLNSRGDSVVFLQELLNKVGYNLPGTSFFGTLTDTAVKDFQRKSGLVADGIVGVKTWTRLIQQSDFAKPEFSDKFLSEQDLIDFAAEYGLELALVKAVNEVESRGKGFLIDGRTKILFEGHEFWRQLKAIGLQPESLSNESNKDILYPRWVRTFYSNGPGEYRRLERAQQLIPSNPAVSTAALSSASWGSFQIMGYHAKPLGYPSVEAFVDRMQTHEREHLAAFGKFIVVNRLLNHLKNKDWEKFARGYNGPGYKQNKYDEKLARAYKKYSEQ
- a CDS encoding S8 family peptidase, with translation MKYPNYFKKLRLTHLLVGASIILASCEMERTDISPVLEETTQETTLLDEWQLVEMTDYSNLREGDFTGKFLILSKTPNLPNNLARDIAAAGGEIVESYPQVGVAVAIAHRADFLINARAINSIESVTADYIMQYTHEPTNLEMVEMSVGGTTSSETAARTAFNYRTAFFDGFQWAPKAINATEAWDAGLTGQGIRVAVIDGGFLSTHIDLAPNFDIAASRSTVPGFNFNQDVGTFWHGTHVAGIVSAAGIGVVGIAPRSTLIGVKSLHNGSGAFSWILNGLLYAATPREVGGAGADIINMSLGATFDYRSPWGDKEFRDAFRELQKIYDRAMRYAWQNGVTVLVSAGNGGNNFDEARELFQLPAQSQHALSISSTGPTGWGLGAVNFSQPAYYTDHGKSLVDFAAPGGTLGLALVEGNFNPCRIQGTFTGSTNTCALFDQVFSTIRGSSNSSFGWAQGTSMASPAAAGVVALMMEAEGRRLSPAQVRARLRQTSTDLGEPGNDKFYGHGFVDAARAAGVR
- a CDS encoding oxygenase MpaB family protein; protein product: MEKLSYYTNSYLDGLRKKGDPIADQVVLELLANPSWAEAINSWNAIVPSSSELAKFSPLFQKFFEIYTQVSPSLDQKKIIRAQNFFDKQGNDYLSLLGLYSLPYCYAFADGAQVLVRSKRIMDEVGQRLLETALFLLDSFKPGTFLQVNESLLTLAKVRLIHAFSRYFVQTYAKDWQKEWGMPINQEDLIGTNLAFSVLVIRGLDKLGKFPGTETYEAILYYWKVIGEYLGLEVEHWPETAKEAFELERLIRKRHLRQSEAGLRLINSLIAYYEKSFQEPAMTASLRRMIAFFVGKEASDALQLPYSDQIPPFAYRVLLDWSFAMQRGSSAPITYANTRREFMSQSLVRMGAYPSLQVPVIKRS